A window of the Roseburia sp. 831b genome harbors these coding sequences:
- a CDS encoding saccharopine dehydrogenase family protein, translating to MSRVLVIGCGGVASVAIQKCCQVSEVFTEICIASRTKSKCDALAAKLEGKTATKITTAQVDADKVEEVIALINAYKPELVMNIALPYQDLTIMDACLACGVNYMDTANYEPEDIEDPEWKAIYEKRCKEEGFSAYFDYSWQWAYRKKFEEAGLTALLGSGFDPGVTQAYCAYALKHEFDQIDTIDILDCNGGDHGYPFATNFNPEINLREVSAPGSYWENGHWVEIPAMSIKREYNFDQVGDKDMYLLHHEEIESLANTIPGVKRIRFFMTFGQSYLTHMKCLENVGMLSTTPIEYEGKEIVPIQFLKALLPDPASLGPRTVGKTNIGCIFTGTKDGKPKTYYIYNVCDHQECYKEVGSQAISYTTGVPAMCGALMLLTGKWNKPGVYTVEEFDPDPYIAALDQYGLPHQENFAPKLVD from the coding sequence ATGAGTAGAGTTTTAGTTATCGGCTGCGGTGGTGTTGCTTCCGTTGCCATTCAAAAATGTTGTCAGGTGAGCGAAGTATTCACCGAAATCTGTATTGCAAGCCGCACGAAATCCAAATGTGACGCACTTGCTGCAAAGTTAGAGGGCAAAACTGCCACCAAAATTACGACTGCCCAGGTCGATGCTGACAAGGTAGAGGAAGTGATTGCCTTAATCAACGCTTACAAACCGGAACTTGTCATGAACATCGCCCTGCCTTATCAGGACCTTACCATCATGGACGCCTGCCTTGCCTGCGGCGTCAACTATATGGATACTGCAAACTATGAACCGGAAGACATTGAAGACCCGGAATGGAAAGCCATCTATGAAAAACGCTGCAAAGAGGAAGGTTTTTCTGCTTACTTCGACTACTCCTGGCAGTGGGCATACCGCAAGAAATTTGAGGAGGCCGGCTTAACTGCTCTTCTCGGTTCCGGATTTGACCCTGGTGTCACACAGGCTTACTGTGCGTATGCTTTAAAACATGAATTTGACCAGATTGACACCATCGACATCTTGGACTGCAACGGCGGCGACCACGGTTATCCGTTTGCCACAAACTTCAACCCGGAGATCAACCTTCGTGAAGTATCCGCTCCGGGAAGCTACTGGGAAAACGGCCACTGGGTTGAGATTCCTGCCATGAGCATCAAACGTGAATACAACTTTGACCAGGTCGGAGACAAAGATATGTACTTGCTCCACCATGAAGAAATCGAATCTTTAGCCAACACCATCCCCGGCGTCAAAAGAATCCGCTTTTTCATGACCTTTGGACAAAGCTACTTAACCCATATGAAATGTTTGGAAAACGTTGGCATGCTTTCCACAACTCCTATCGAGTACGAAGGAAAAGAAATCGTTCCTATTCAGTTTTTAAAAGCATTATTGCCAGACCCTGCAAGCCTTGGTCCACGTACCGTCGGCAAAACCAATATTGGCTGCATCTTTACCGGAACCAAAGATGGAAAACCAAAAACTTACTATATTTATAATGTATGTGACCATCAAGAGTGCTACAAAGAGGTAGGCTCCCAGGCAATCTCCTATACCACCGGCGTACCAGCCATGTGCGGCGCCCTCATGCTTTTAACCGGAAAATGGAACAAACCTGGTGTTTATACGGTTGAGGAATTTGACCCAGATCCATATATTGCAGCATTGGATCAGTATGGACTTCCACATCAGGAGAATTTTGCACCGAAACTGGTGGACTAA
- the nspC gene encoding carboxynorspermidine decarboxylase, translating to MKREEMILRHTSLPTPCYLLDEAKLMENGRILKEVQEHTGCKILLAQKAFSNYDLYPMLEPYLAGTEASGLYEARLGFEEMPDKECHVFCAAYREDEFEELLNYADHIVFNSPGQLKKFGARAKTAGKEIGLRINPECSTQDGHAIYDPCAPGSRLGTTLAQWNALMTPELIAMLDGLHFHTLCEQNSDDLETTLSTFEKNFGFVLHKMKWLNIGGGHHITRADYDIARLERCITKMRDTYQLQIYLEPGEAVALNAGYLCTSVLDILQNGDISLAILDMSPACHTPDVIEMPYRPPLFGSLPEEENDFSGAKPDCFTYRLGGPTCLSGDVVGDYSFKTPLSIGDRLLFQDMAIYSTCKNNTFNGMPLPDIWVLHADGSYEQLTHFGYDDFKYRLGKRRR from the coding sequence ATGAAACGAGAGGAAATGATTTTGAGACACACTTCTCTTCCTACGCCCTGTTATCTTTTGGATGAGGCGAAGTTGATGGAGAATGGGAGAATTTTAAAAGAGGTGCAGGAGCATACGGGATGTAAGATTTTACTTGCGCAGAAGGCTTTTTCAAACTATGACTTGTATCCTATGTTAGAGCCTTATCTTGCCGGAACGGAGGCAAGTGGGCTATATGAAGCGCGCCTTGGTTTCGAGGAAATGCCGGATAAAGAATGTCATGTCTTTTGTGCTGCCTACCGCGAGGACGAATTTGAGGAACTTTTAAACTATGCGGATCATATTGTCTTTAATAGCCCCGGACAGTTGAAAAAATTTGGTGCCCGTGCCAAAACAGCCGGAAAAGAGATTGGACTTCGCATCAATCCAGAATGTTCCACGCAGGATGGACACGCCATCTACGACCCCTGTGCACCGGGAAGCCGTCTTGGCACAACCCTGGCTCAATGGAATGCTTTGATGACACCGGAGCTCATTGCAATGCTCGACGGTCTTCATTTCCATACACTCTGTGAACAAAACTCCGATGATTTAGAGACAACCTTATCCACATTTGAAAAAAATTTTGGCTTTGTTTTGCACAAGATGAAGTGGTTAAATATAGGCGGTGGACATCATATCACACGTGCCGATTATGATATTGCACGTTTAGAACGCTGTATTACAAAAATGCGGGATACCTACCAGTTACAGATTTATTTAGAACCGGGAGAGGCCGTTGCACTCAATGCAGGTTATCTTTGTACCAGTGTACTTGATATTCTGCAAAATGGCGATATTTCTTTGGCTATTTTAGATATGTCACCTGCCTGCCACACCCCAGATGTCATTGAGATGCCATATCGGCCACCACTTTTTGGTTCCCTGCCGGAGGAAGAAAACGATTTTTCCGGTGCAAAACCGGATTGCTTCACCTACCGCCTGGGAGGCCCGACCTGTCTGTCCGGTGATGTTGTAGGCGATTACAGTTTTAAGACACCTCTATCAATTGGCGACCGGCTTCTATTTCAGGACATGGCAATCTATTCCACCTGCAAAAATAATACCTTCAACGGCATGCCTCTTCCAGATATCTGGGTGCTTCATGCAGATGGTTCTTATGAGCAGCTGACACACTTTGGCTATGATGATTTTAAATATCGTTTAGGAAAAAGACGGCGATAA
- a CDS encoding Rpn family recombination-promoting nuclease/putative transposase, with translation MKKPFKELDLSNAFLFAAALEDEETCQQVLEIILGFPISKVKVHAEHSLLFSSDFRSIRLDIYASDEMQVMYNIEMQNSDEKNIAKRSRYHQAEMDVMSLKPGEDFNDLKPSYVIFICAFDPFGYGLYRYTFEQKCLERDLKLNDGTTKIFLSTKGKNADEVPKELIHFLKYVEESTDEYVASIEDKAVEKIHNKVKQLKEWRELEASYMYFEELLEERKKEGMAEGKAEAKQEALLLILSQKGNVSSKLKESIQNQRELEVLDSWMKLALQAESMQGFEAQIETAKALV, from the coding sequence ATGAAAAAACCATTTAAAGAGTTAGATTTAAGTAATGCCTTTCTTTTTGCAGCTGCCTTAGAAGATGAGGAAACCTGCCAGCAGGTTTTAGAAATTATTTTAGGATTTCCAATTTCAAAAGTAAAAGTCCACGCAGAACATTCGTTGCTGTTTAGTTCTGATTTTCGCAGCATTCGGCTTGACATCTATGCAAGTGATGAGATGCAGGTTATGTATAACATTGAGATGCAGAATTCCGATGAGAAGAATATCGCGAAAAGGAGCCGGTATCATCAGGCGGAAATGGATGTGATGTCATTAAAACCGGGAGAAGATTTTAATGATTTAAAGCCAAGTTACGTTATTTTTATCTGTGCATTTGACCCATTTGGGTATGGGCTGTATCGTTACACGTTTGAGCAGAAATGTCTGGAGAGAGATTTAAAGCTGAACGATGGAACGACAAAGATTTTCCTGAGTACAAAGGGGAAAAATGCAGATGAAGTACCAAAAGAACTAATCCATTTTCTAAAATATGTTGAGGAAAGCACGGACGAGTATGTGGCAAGTATTGAGGATAAAGCTGTAGAAAAGATACATAACAAGGTAAAACAACTAAAGGAATGGAGAGAGTTGGAGGCGAGTTATATGTATTTTGAAGAGTTGCTCGAAGAGCGCAAGAAAGAGGGAATGGCAGAAGGAAAAGCCGAGGCAAAACAGGAAGCATTATTGTTAATTTTATCACAGAAGGGAAACGTATCGTCTAAACTTAAGGAAAGTATCCAAAATCAGCGAGAGCTAGAGGTGCTGGATTCCTGGATGAAGCTTGCATTACAAGCAGAAAGTATGCAGGGCTTTGAAGCACAGATAGAAACAGCGAAAGCGTTGGTATAA
- a CDS encoding thiamine phosphate synthase, with protein MKELIAITNRKLCENDFLDQIKRIADAGFDRIILREKDLTPDAYQALAEQVMRALEPYETICTLHSFLEAAVKLQVKSIHLPLPLLWEKEGAILAWMQQGYLGKKESQLPEDCEELHNFYEVGGSIHSAEELQKVKGLQERLHVNHMYITASHVFPTECKKNLPARGIPFLETICKQAAMPVYALGGIALENLERVFFAGADGACLMSYTMRASEKELKEVVKRRNCLQF; from the coding sequence ATGAAGGAACTGATTGCAATTACGAATCGAAAACTCTGCGAGAACGACTTCCTAGACCAGATAAAAAGAATTGCGGACGCTGGATTTGACCGGATTATTTTAAGAGAAAAAGATTTAACACCTGATGCATACCAGGCTTTGGCGGAGCAGGTGATGCGTGCATTAGAACCCTACGAGACGATTTGTACCCTTCATTCTTTCCTTGAAGCTGCAGTTAAACTTCAGGTGAAAAGTATACATCTGCCGTTACCGCTGCTTTGGGAAAAGGAAGGCGCGATTTTGGCATGGATGCAGCAGGGTTATCTGGGGAAAAAAGAATCGCAACTTCCAGAAGATTGTGAAGAACTTCACAATTTTTATGAAGTAGGAGGCTCCATTCATTCGGCGGAGGAGCTGCAAAAAGTAAAGGGCTTGCAGGAAAGATTGCACGTAAATCACATGTATATTACGGCAAGCCACGTTTTTCCGACAGAATGTAAGAAAAATCTTCCGGCGAGAGGGATTCCTTTTCTTGAGACAATTTGCAAGCAGGCTGCTATGCCAGTCTATGCACTGGGCGGTATTGCACTGGAAAATCTAGAGCGTGTATTTTTCGCTGGTGCAGACGGAGCCTGTCTGATGTCTTATACCATGCGGGCGTCTGAAAAAGAATTAAAAGAAGTTGTAAAAAGAAGGAACTGCTTGCAGTTTTAG
- the thiH gene encoding 2-iminoacetate synthase ThiH yields MSEKINESILNDEIREHLKENRIDHMTYLPGMEALESEVQEKVIREMEAYDYDKYTDADVRRALSHETCTLEDYKALLSPAALPHLEEMAQRAKLEKQKHFGNSVMMFTPLYIANYCENYCIYCGFNCHNKIHRACLNYEQIEEEMAYIAKSGLQEILILTGESRAKSDVKYIGEACKIARKYFKVIGLEVYPMNSDEYAYLHECGADYVTVFQETYNSDKYETLHLAGHKRIFPYRLNAQERALKGGMRGVGFAALLGLDDFRKDALAVGYHASLLQKKYPHAEIAISCPRLRPIINNDKINPMDVHEAQLLQVVTAYRIFLPYASITISTRECARVRDAFIDIAATKISAGVSVGIGEHLDEEDAKGDEQFEISDGRSVKEVYEAIENLGLQPVMSDYIYV; encoded by the coding sequence ATGAGTGAAAAAATAAATGAGAGTATCTTGAACGATGAGATTCGGGAGCATTTAAAAGAAAATAGAATTGACCATATGACGTATCTTCCGGGCATGGAGGCGTTAGAGTCAGAGGTGCAGGAAAAAGTAATCCGTGAGATGGAAGCGTATGATTATGACAAATACACCGATGCGGATGTCAGACGTGCACTTTCGCATGAGACATGTACGTTAGAGGATTATAAGGCATTGCTTTCTCCGGCTGCATTGCCACATTTAGAGGAGATGGCGCAGCGTGCAAAATTAGAAAAACAGAAACATTTCGGAAATTCCGTGATGATGTTTACACCATTATATATTGCAAATTATTGCGAAAACTATTGTATCTATTGTGGATTCAATTGCCACAATAAGATTCATCGTGCCTGCTTAAATTATGAGCAGATTGAAGAAGAGATGGCATATATCGCAAAATCAGGTTTGCAGGAAATCTTGATTTTAACAGGGGAGAGCCGTGCAAAGTCAGATGTGAAGTACATTGGAGAAGCCTGTAAAATTGCACGAAAATATTTCAAAGTGATTGGTCTGGAAGTCTATCCGATGAATTCCGATGAGTATGCCTATCTGCATGAGTGTGGAGCTGATTATGTGACGGTATTCCAGGAGACCTACAATTCTGATAAATATGAGACACTTCATCTTGCCGGACATAAACGAATTTTCCCATACCGTCTCAATGCACAGGAACGTGCATTAAAAGGTGGTATGCGTGGTGTTGGATTTGCAGCGCTGTTAGGATTGGACGATTTTCGGAAAGATGCATTGGCGGTCGGCTATCATGCAAGTCTGCTTCAGAAAAAATATCCGCACGCAGAGATTGCAATCTCCTGTCCGAGACTTCGTCCGATTATTAACAATGACAAAATTAATCCGATGGACGTTCATGAGGCACAGCTTTTGCAGGTTGTTACGGCGTATCGTATTTTCCTGCCATATGCGAGCATCACAATTTCGACGAGAGAATGTGCACGTGTGAGGGATGCCTTCATCGACATTGCAGCCACAAAAATCTCCGCCGGTGTTTCGGTTGGAATCGGAGAACATCTTGACGAGGAAGATGCAAAAGGCGATGAGCAGTTTGAAATTTCCGATGGCAGAAGCGTAAAAGAAGTGTATGAGGCAATTGAGAACCTTGGATTGCAGCCGGTTATGAGCGATTACATCTATGTATAA
- a CDS encoding thiazole synthase — translation MSNQDKLVIGGHEFTSRFILGSGKYSLDLIQAAVEQAGAQIITLALRRANQGTANIMDYMPKDVTLLPNTSGARNAEEAVRIARLAREVCGSDFVKIEIMRDSKYLLPDNQETIKATEILAKEGFVVMPYMYPDLNVARDLQNAGAASIMPLAAPIGSNKGLCTKEFIQILVDEIDLPIIVDAGIGRPSQACEAMEMGTAAVMANTAIATAGDIPAMAEAFRKAIEAGRSAYLAGLGRVREKGAEASSPLTGFLRE, via the coding sequence ATGAGTAATCAAGACAAATTAGTAATTGGTGGACATGAGTTCACATCACGTTTTATTTTAGGTTCTGGAAAATATTCACTGGATTTGATTCAGGCTGCAGTGGAGCAGGCCGGTGCGCAGATTATCACGCTCGCACTTCGAAGAGCAAACCAGGGAACGGCAAATATCATGGACTATATGCCAAAGGATGTTACATTATTGCCAAATACATCCGGGGCAAGAAATGCCGAGGAAGCAGTCCGAATTGCAAGACTGGCAAGAGAAGTCTGCGGAAGTGATTTTGTAAAAATTGAAATCATGCGCGACTCTAAATATTTACTCCCGGATAACCAGGAAACCATCAAGGCAACCGAAATTCTTGCAAAAGAAGGATTTGTCGTCATGCCGTATATGTACCCGGATTTGAATGTCGCAAGAGATTTACAGAATGCAGGAGCAGCCAGCATCATGCCGCTTGCCGCACCAATCGGATCGAACAAAGGTCTTTGCACCAAAGAATTTATCCAGATTCTTGTCGATGAAATTGATTTGCCAATTATCGTGGATGCCGGAATCGGACGTCCGTCACAGGCGTGTGAGGCGATGGAAATGGGAACAGCAGCCGTTATGGCAAACACCGCAATTGCAACTGCAGGAGACATTCCGGCAATGGCAGAAGCATTCCGCAAAGCAATTGAGGCAGGAAGAAGCGCTTATCTGGCAGGGTTAGGACGTGTCCGTGAAAAAGGAGCAGAGGCATCCTCTCCATTGACGGGATTTCTTCGCGAGTAA
- the thiF gene encoding sulfur carrier protein ThiS adenylyltransferase ThiF, whose protein sequence is MQGEKLTWEEMYASLCERHTKEVQDKLLQGKVAIAGLGGLGSNIAVALARAGVGTLHLIDFDVVDISNLNRQQYRIRDIGRKKTEALAQIIRDINPFVQLKLDCVRVEADNVSELFREEDIVCEAFDQAKEKAMLVDAFFSSFKEEKILLSGSGMAGYHSSNAIKTRQLNKRFYLCGDGVNGLESGQSLMAPRVSICAGHEANMVIRLLLGENEV, encoded by the coding sequence ATGCAAGGCGAAAAATTAACCTGGGAAGAGATGTATGCAAGCCTTTGCGAGCGCCATACGAAGGAAGTACAGGATAAACTTTTGCAGGGAAAAGTTGCAATAGCAGGGCTTGGCGGGCTTGGGTCTAACATTGCGGTAGCACTTGCGAGGGCAGGTGTGGGAACCCTTCACCTGATTGATTTTGATGTTGTGGATATCAGCAATCTGAATCGGCAGCAGTACCGCATCCGGGACATTGGAAGAAAGAAAACAGAAGCACTTGCACAGATTATCCGGGATATTAACCCGTTTGTACAATTAAAACTAGACTGCGTCCGTGTGGAGGCAGATAACGTGTCGGAACTTTTCCGTGAGGAGGACATTGTCTGTGAGGCATTTGACCAGGCAAAAGAGAAGGCAATGTTAGTGGACGCATTTTTTTCCAGTTTTAAAGAAGAAAAAATTCTGTTGTCCGGCAGTGGAATGGCTGGATATCACAGCAGCAATGCCATAAAAACCCGTCAGTTAAATAAACGCTTTTACTTATGCGGGGATGGCGTAAATGGATTAGAAAGCGGACAGAGTCTTATGGCACCGCGCGTCAGCATTTGCGCCGGACATGAGGCAAATATGGTAATTCGACTGCTGCTTGGAGAGAACGAGGTATAA
- the thiS gene encoding sulfur carrier protein ThiS, producing the protein MFVWVNGKEKEYEENITILQLIEREGYKKEQIAVEVNEAIIPKAEYEGYVIAPNDKLEVVSFVGGG; encoded by the coding sequence ATGTTCGTTTGGGTTAACGGAAAAGAAAAAGAATATGAGGAAAACATCACCATCCTGCAGTTGATTGAGCGGGAGGGCTATAAGAAGGAGCAGATTGCTGTCGAAGTAAACGAAGCAATTATCCCGAAAGCAGAGTATGAGGGATATGTGATTGCGCCGAATGATAAATTAGAAGTAGTGTCCTTTGTGGGAGGCGGCTGA
- the pckA gene encoding phosphoenolpyruvate carboxykinase (ATP): protein MAKIDLSKYGISGTTEIVYNPSYDVLYEEETKSGLDGYEKGQESELGAVNVMTGIYTGRSPKDKFIVVDENSKDTVWWTSDEYKNDNHPMTQEAWSAVKDIAKKELSNKRLFVVDAFCGANKDTRMAIRFIVEVAWQAHFVTNMFIKPTAEELENFEPDFVVYNASKAKVENYKELGLNSETCVAFNITSREQVIINTWYGGEMKKGMFSMMNYYLPLKGIASMHCSANTDKNGENTAIFFGLSGTGKTTLSTDPKRLLIGDDEHGWDDNGVFNFEGGCYAKVINLDKESEPDIYNAIKRNALLENVTLDANGKIDFADKSVTENTRVSYPIDHIQNIVRPISSAPAAKNVIFLSADAFGVLPPVSILTPEQTQYYFLSGFTAKLAGTERGITEPTPTFSACFGQAFLELHPTKYAEELVKKMQKSGAKAYLVNTGWNGTGKRISIKDTRGIIDAILSGAILDAPTKKIPMFDFEVPTELPGVDSGILDPRDTYADPTEWETKAKDLASRFVKNFAKYEGNDAGKALVAAGPKA, encoded by the coding sequence ATGGCAAAAATTGATTTAAGCAAGTATGGTATTTCCGGAACAACAGAAATCGTATACAATCCTTCTTATGATGTACTGTATGAAGAGGAAACCAAATCAGGACTTGACGGTTACGAAAAAGGTCAGGAAAGTGAATTGGGCGCAGTCAACGTTATGACTGGTATTTACACAGGACGTTCTCCAAAAGATAAATTTATCGTAGTAGATGAGAACTCAAAAGACACTGTATGGTGGACATCTGATGAGTATAAGAATGACAACCATCCAATGACACAGGAAGCTTGGAGCGCTGTAAAGGATATCGCAAAGAAAGAGCTTTCCAATAAGAGATTATTCGTAGTAGATGCATTCTGTGGTGCAAACAAAGATACACGTATGGCAATTCGTTTCATCGTAGAAGTAGCATGGCAGGCACACTTTGTAACAAACATGTTCATCAAACCTACAGCAGAAGAATTAGAGAACTTCGAGCCAGATTTCGTTGTTTACAATGCTTCTAAAGCAAAAGTTGAGAACTACAAAGAATTAGGTCTTAACTCTGAGACATGTGTTGCATTCAACATCACAAGCCGCGAGCAGGTTATCATCAATACATGGTACGGCGGTGAGATGAAGAAAGGTATGTTCTCCATGATGAACTACTACCTTCCATTAAAAGGTATTGCTTCTATGCACTGTTCTGCAAACACAGACAAGAACGGTGAGAATACAGCAATCTTCTTCGGTCTTTCCGGTACAGGTAAAACAACGCTTTCTACCGATCCAAAACGTCTCTTAATCGGTGATGATGAGCACGGTTGGGATGACAATGGTGTATTCAACTTCGAAGGTGGATGCTACGCAAAAGTTATCAACCTGGATAAAGAATCTGAGCCGGATATCTACAATGCAATCAAACGTAACGCACTTCTTGAGAACGTTACTCTTGATGCAAACGGTAAGATTGATTTCGCAGATAAGAGCGTGACAGAGAATACACGTGTATCTTATCCAATCGATCACATTCAGAATATTGTACGTCCAATTTCCTCTGCTCCAGCAGCTAAGAACGTAATCTTCTTATCCGCAGATGCATTTGGTGTACTTCCTCCAGTTTCCATCTTAACTCCAGAACAGACACAGTACTATTTCTTATCTGGCTTTACAGCAAAATTAGCTGGTACAGAGCGTGGAATCACAGAGCCTACCCCTACTTTCTCTGCTTGCTTTGGACAGGCATTCTTAGAGTTACATCCTACTAAATATGCAGAAGAACTCGTTAAGAAAATGCAGAAGAGTGGAGCAAAAGCTTACTTAGTAAATACAGGATGGAACGGAACTGGAAAACGTATCTCCATCAAAGATACCCGTGGTATCATCGATGCCATCTTAAGCGGCGCAATCTTAGACGCTCCTACCAAGAAGATTCCTATGTTTGATTTCGAAGTTCCAACAGAACTTCCAGGCGTAGATTCCGGTATCTTAGATCCTCGTGATACATACGCAGATCCTACAGAATGGGAAACAAAAGCAAAAGATCTTGCATCCAGATTCGTGAAGAACTTCGCAAAATACGAAGGAAACGATGCTGGTAAAGCATTAGTTGCAGCAGGACCAAAAGCATAA
- a CDS encoding YkgJ family cysteine cluster protein: protein MQRDLAEISDGKIYGWNDMVRVSCNDCAGCSSCCRDMADTVKVDPYDAFFLTKGLEKEFETLLSKEIALGVEEGMILPHLKTDGACVFLNQEGRCKIHAFRPGICRLFPLGRIYEDGKVSYILQTGECEKQNCSKVKVGKWLNIPDRTRYEAFAMAWYRLRKEAQAVIAAQQDEELVKTLNMFLLHNFYLKPYDMQADFYSQFEKRLEQAYRILRA, encoded by the coding sequence ATGCAGAGGGATTTAGCAGAAATCTCGGATGGAAAAATATATGGCTGGAATGATATGGTACGGGTAAGTTGTAACGACTGCGCGGGCTGTTCTTCCTGTTGCAGGGATATGGCAGATACGGTAAAAGTTGACCCGTATGATGCTTTTTTCCTGACAAAAGGATTGGAAAAGGAGTTTGAGACACTTCTTTCGAAGGAGATAGCACTTGGTGTGGAAGAGGGAATGATTCTGCCACATTTAAAGACGGATGGGGCATGCGTTTTTTTAAACCAGGAGGGGCGCTGCAAGATTCATGCGTTCCGGCCGGGGATATGCAGGCTTTTTCCATTAGGAAGGATTTATGAAGATGGAAAAGTAAGCTATATTTTGCAGACAGGCGAATGTGAAAAACAGAATTGCTCGAAGGTAAAAGTAGGAAAATGGCTGAACATTCCAGATCGGACCAGGTATGAAGCATTTGCAATGGCATGGTACAGACTTCGCAAGGAAGCACAGGCGGTGATAGCAGCACAGCAGGATGAGGAGCTTGTAAAAACGCTGAATATGTTTTTACTCCATAATTTTTATCTGAAACCGTATGATATGCAGGCAGACTTTTATTCACAGTTTGAAAAAAGGCTAGAGCAGGCGTACCGGATTTTGCGGGCATAA
- a CDS encoding MetQ/NlpA family ABC transporter substrate-binding protein — MKKKVLSSIVAGVLAVGVLAGCGSSAKDNSTAADNSTNDVAATETASETTENKVIKVAASATPHAEILEEAKDILAKEGWDLEIKVFDDYVQPNEVVESGEFDANYFQHIPYLDSFNEEKGTHLVNAGGIHYEPFGIYPGTKTDLADIADGDVIAVPNDTTNEARALLLLQDNDIIKLKDGAGLEATVNDIAENPYNIKIEELEAAQIPHVLGEVSYAVLNGNYALEAGFSVGKDALAYEKSDSEAAKTYVNVIAVKEGNENNEGIKALVNVLKSDEIKNFINEKYDGAVIPFED; from the coding sequence ATGAAAAAGAAAGTATTATCAAGTATTGTAGCAGGAGTATTAGCAGTTGGAGTATTAGCAGGATGCGGAAGCAGTGCAAAAGATAACAGCACAGCAGCAGACAACAGCACAAACGATGTTGCAGCAACAGAAACAGCATCCGAGACCACAGAAAACAAAGTGATTAAGGTTGCAGCATCCGCAACTCCTCATGCAGAAATCTTAGAAGAAGCAAAAGACATCTTGGCAAAAGAGGGATGGGACTTAGAGATAAAAGTGTTTGATGACTATGTACAGCCAAATGAAGTCGTAGAGAGCGGCGAATTTGATGCAAACTACTTCCAGCACATCCCATATTTGGATAGCTTCAATGAAGAAAAAGGAACACACCTTGTAAATGCCGGTGGTATTCACTACGAACCATTTGGAATCTACCCAGGAACAAAGACAGATCTTGCTGATATCGCAGATGGCGATGTTATTGCAGTTCCAAACGATACAACAAACGAAGCACGTGCACTTTTACTGTTACAGGATAACGACATCATCAAATTAAAAGATGGCGCAGGATTAGAGGCAACTGTGAACGATATCGCAGAAAATCCTTACAATATCAAGATTGAAGAGTTAGAAGCAGCACAGATTCCTCACGTACTTGGCGAAGTTTCCTACGCAGTTTTAAATGGTAACTATGCATTAGAGGCTGGTTTCTCTGTTGGAAAAGATGCGCTTGCTTATGAAAAATCTGATTCCGAAGCAGCAAAAACTTATGTAAATGTCATTGCCGTAAAAGAAGGAAATGAGAACAACGAAGGAATCAAAGCACTTGTTAACGTATTAAAATCAGACGAAATCAAGAATTTCATCAATGAAAAATACGATGGAGCTGTTATTCCTTTTGAAGACTAA